The sequence GACACGGGGACCGGCGTCGTCGGGCGACCTGCAAGGAGAGGTCGTGTTCACCAGAACGTTATGGAAATTCTGAGAACGCTGTTAAACGGTTCGTTTCCGACATCACGGTTTAGTCGACGGCCGAGGACGATGGCGCAGCACAGTCGATGAAAATTCGCGGCTTCGAACATGTGCGTAGATGCTGTTCACGCTGTTTCTTCCAGGATGATTGCTATAATAGACTCCGGACCTTATGCATTAGTGACAGAAATGCGCGTGAGGGTTTAAAGTGGTAAAAAATAGACAAGattctattatattgttcACAGACTTCCAAAATtagtagagagagaaataaatatatattttatacaaattacaattgaTAAGGGCAAatcttattttgcataagaTCTAGAATATACTGCTTACCATAATCCGCATTTTAAAcacttatgacaaaaatgaatagatcCTTGCAACATGTTTGTTGAACAattctttttgtaaaaaaatcggCTGCGCATTGATTACTAGATTAATCTTTTAGATTTATGTTTACCTTGTCCATTTTAGCTGTTtcactaaaaaaagaaaaaagaaatgatacaACACATGTTCcagttttcaaaattgtagCACAGCTTAAAAAATCGACACATAACCTCCTACCTTAGTATTAACGATTTTTAGTATAAaagtaactaaaataataatagaaaattcttgACTCAAAAGAGTTAATGCTCAGAAATTACACGAGAAATGACATCTGGGTACCGCCGAATTTGGCTTTGGAAATCATTTTCGACCTTGgcaatgttaaaataaagaaagtagGGTATTCGAAAAGAAGCGCAATGTCGAAGACACGAGATCGTTTGATGGGAATCAAGGTGGAAACCCGCGGTCTTATTCACAGCCGCGGAGTTCCGTTCGATGAGGCAGTCAGTCTCATCGGAGATTCAGTGTCGAAATGACCTTGGCCGCATAACCCAGGCTCGTATGCCTCGTAAGGAGATTCTTCTGGGAACTCGTGTAGGAATCGCACACCCCCGAGAGTGAAAGGACCACGCCTGATCGCCGATATGCCAGGCCACTTGTCTGTTTCTCGTTGGCGGGAAATTACGAAACCGTTACCTGTGATTTCTGAATTATTCCGATGAAATTGCGCATCTGTTCCACTCCTCTTCTCGCTTTCCCCGTTCTGTCTATTGTAGATTATATAGAAACGGTTATTACACGGTAACTCGGTCGATACAAGTACCACTGTCTGAAATATAATACCACATTTAGTGACATACTGCTTAATAGAAGTTAAGTTTGAAACCAAGCTTtcgtaatagaaatttatgaaattgtatttaatgcAACATTTGGCGAAAGAtattatcttgaaaatattaagtattgtaaagatataagtattataaatattgatgtgttataatttagaaaattgttaaaatgcaaatgaaatgTTTCTAAATAATGCATCATTTTCTAGAAACACGATTGTGAAGATTGCTCACATTAGCATGCATTAAGTAGACTCTCAATTATTTGGCCCCTGCGGGACTAGACCCCAGCCGGATAAAAGAGTGGTTAATTTAACAGCATATTTTGTAGGTTATGTATATActaaaaaaagttaatatcaaatatatttaaaatattcattatttatacatacgtATTTACACACATGTTTATATGCATACATAAAAGCAAGCTTGTTTCTAACACACAAAATAAGAGGAAGTACGAAATCCTGTACTTACAGATCTTGTATGTatggaaaaattctttaaacaatgACCAACACTATGATAGAAAGCAAATAACTACAGAATAAATCAACAATTTGTCCTGtggtcaattatttttacgtcgaCAATAATATGGTCGTGTTACAAAAAGTAATTTACTCAATTTACAAGAAGTAGAATCAGCCGATAATGGTCAGACCTGCCACCCAACTGAATGACTGACAATGAGAACAATTATGCATACATAAAATAGTTGTCTTACGTAGCTTACATAATTAGGTAACACATTTCTAgtagaaaagtaattaaaatttattattaactattattaattaaaattacaggcGATCTAGTTCGAAAAAATAGCTCGAAAACGCGTTGAAAAGAACCTGCTGAAATTCGTCTAAATGgttattttaaccccttgcactacaataacgagtcggactcgtgatacaaatttcatgaaatatcTACTAAATTCGCGaatatgattaatttattttaaatggaaataaaatttattcttcctGTATCAAAGTATGAAAACGAAAGTGcataatgacaataaaagaaacaagaattgtctggtcttattaaggaaaatattaacgacaaacaagtgctaatcaatgcagcgtgaaaggaatcgtagtgcaaggggttaatggatGGTCTAGTTACAGGGTTTGGAAGTTTGTGATAGAGACAACAGAAAAAGTCGTTAATATTCATGCGGCTACTTTGAAAGCATCGGCGAGGCTTTCAATTGAAGCTCATCGACTCAAGATATTTTCTACAATCAGACTCGTAGGAATAGAAATATACTTGATTCAATTCTACTTTCAGTAATCGCTCGCTAGTCGCATCTGTCGAACAAAAAAAAGGGACGCGCGAGgagatgaaatttcatttttatcggcgAGCTGTCTTCGGGTTAGTGTGCCGGACAGATATAGAGAATCGATGAACGAACACTTCCGTAAGGAAACAATGAAATTGGTTGAACATTCTGCGTTGTGCCGGTTAGCCATTGACTAGCCATCTTTGACGTATCATCGAGCCGTCCCATTCACGAAGTGATTCCATCGAGCACCATCGGTTAGCGCGTATTCAAtggcttttattttttcgcggTCAACTGCAGAACCCGGAAATCCCCGTCCATTCGAGTTCACCTCTCGAATTTGGACTATGGAAGAGATTTAAAGCACTTTCAGCGGAGACCCCCGGCAGTATTTGTGGCGAACCGAGGCAGGGAAGTTTCAACCCCCTTTTCTAAGTCGAATATGATGGGTCAGCGCCGGACGATCTGCTTTAATGCCCGCTCGATCGACATTGAGAACTCGTGCTTCCAGGTCTTGAATGGAGATTACGGATTCTATATTGTCTGCTAAAATGTCGTCAGAGATTTCTCGAggcattttatttcttcagcCGTGCCTCGTCGTCTTTATCGTCCTGTATCGGGACGACGATTCACTACTCCCAGTTAACGAAATTATCCGctttatacgatttattttagcCTTTGTTGAGAACTGGTTCCCTCTTGTTAGCAGTCCTCCATCCGAATTAGAGTTGCCTAGTGGCTAGTCCAACTCGTTAGTTGGTGTAGTAAGAAGTTCGATTTTGGTCTCAAACCAAAGTAGATCCTAAAacatgtaacaaaaattaataagtgaagaataaattttaccgtaacaactttttatagtagaattaaaagaaacttaCCATGGTCTCTTAGTTCCTTTCTTTGAATAGccatattttgatatttttcatttttcagttAGTTCAATGTGCTCAGCGAAACAGAGTGATGCGACAAACATTGGGCACGTACAGTCGTATTCCTCTTTTGAATTACTTTGAAATCACTGATGCAAATCAAACCTGATGAACAAAAAACGTAGCCTTCGTTGTAGATGCATACGCCAAAATTTTCACGTTAATTCGATTTAtgattgaacaaaatttgtaaaactttataaaattgactGGCTAACGAACAATAAGCAAATCAAAAGCAAAAGCATTTGAAGCGTTTGTTTCTAGATTTTCATCGGGCAAGCGAATGTTCCGGCATTGATAAATATTCGGCGCAATgcatttttagtaaaatggcGTAAGTCGGAAGCTGCGGCAGAACGTTCCGTGACACTGGAAATCtctttggaaatatttgaatcCAACTCAGACCGAAGTGTATGCCGCGATCAAAGGGTGCGCcagcattttcatttgtttcaagATCAAAGTGTATAGACGAACCCCTGAAGCTTGTTCAGCGAGTTTCAAGTCCATTTCGCGGTGCTCGGAAAGCATGCTCAATTAAAAGGAGCGCGCAACGGCCCGGGTATTGTTCCACAAAGCGTTGGTTATCCTTTCCGTAGACAGTTTCGCACCATCGGTTCCTTTGCAACTCGCACAAGCATCGGTCTCCACTGTAATTGTCAACGAACCAATTAACGCTCGAGAGGAATATCCCGAAAAACGGACAAATAATCATCGTGGTTTAACGTTACCTCTGGTAACGATGACGAAGCGATCGATCCGATCGCTCGTGCGGCTCGCAGTGCACTGGCGGTGCGCGAAGTAACCTGGAACAAATCGAGGGTCCAGCTCCTCGAGTTCCACCGGAAACTGAAACGTGTATTAATGTCGTTTTACTTTggagaaattatataatggcCTGATACGCGGCTCAGTGAAATTGTCGGCCGCGTGCGTGTAACTCTAGGAAGAGTACGGAGCCCTGGCATTATGCAAATGCAACTCTAGAATTATAGAAGGTGAAGATTTCACTTACGGCAGGAGACACGCGACGGGCGACGTCATTAGCGCGCAGACGAGCAATTTCGATTCGGACGTCGAACTTTCTAACGAGCTGACGACTCTTGACAAATCTGTCATTAGCAAACCGGGCGCGTGCAACGAACCCCAGCAACAGGCGGTCGATCTGCTGCAGCCTAACGCTTCGTTAGAAGCTGCTACCTTAAACGAGCGAACAAATACAAATAGTCTCCGAAAGAGGAAAATTTCCGttcgcgatcgtcgacgagGAACCATTCCGATCACACGCGTTCACGAGGAAATCGTCGGCTTCGTTCGCCAGAAGTATTTACTTACGATGGAAGTTGAGGCGCCTCTGATTGCAAAAATTGCTCGGGCCGGGTTTAATGAATTGGAAACAGAAATACCGACACGTAATTGCCGTTCGCTTATGTAAACGGCAGTTTTGTTAAAGGAAAACGTTGACGTTCCCTGTTCCGACGTTACAGTTTTCCCCGACGAAAATGTTAACGGTTTAGCGATTCGGAAATGTGGAGGTACGAATCGAAgctgttataaattattaataattctagttTGTTACGCGACAGTTCATCGACAGTGAGTAATGTATCAAAGTTCGAGTTTCCAATCCCCTGGACGCCATTGTTCCATCTGTTTGAATGGATCGCTGGTCCGCGTCCGTAAAGGATCTCGCATAATCGCCTCCGACGGCCTTAGGTCGCAAAAGCTGCTCGATAATTCACGGGGCCAGGCAAACTTTCGAAAGCGACGGCATGGATTGACTCGACATTCTTTGAAGTTCGCTAATCTTCGCAAACGATTTCATCGCTCGGGGAATCGAGTTGCAGTTTTGTGATCCTCCTCCGTTTCAGGCTATCCCAACGAAACAACGAGCTCGCGAGTCCGGAGATAGACGATCGTTTCGAAGAGTCGCGTGCAAGACGGGTAAAGATCACGAACCGAAGGGAAATCAGCGAGAAACGTTTTAATGGCCGAGAACGTTGGGGCGTGTCTCTCGGAAACCTGCGAATCCTTTTGATTGGgtttaagaataaattggatctgtttgtttcttcttttaaaataagtttatCGTTTATTTACAGAAGATTCATACATACATAAGATATCTTTCAATCCTCGATATATTCGCCATTTACTTTCGTTGACTTTGTCCACGTTTCAGGCAACTGTCGAGTAGTCCCCTCTCGACGATAAGACGACGGTTTGATGTAATGAACGCTTTTTTAGATGATAATCCGACGAGGCAAGGTCCTGTGATCAAGCCGCCCGTAGGAGAACCTCCCAGCCCAAGGAAGAAATGacatttaatcatttcagtGGTATCCGCAGCActtttctttaattgaaaAGCGAAAAGAATACAATGTCCAATGTGATGCTTGTCGAATGTAATCGTGTGTTGCTACATGTTTTCGAGATGTAATGTCATCTGTTTGTTTGTCGAGTTGCTGTGAAATGCAGTGGCGAAATGCTGTGAATTGTTAGATGTTAGTGGTTGGAAATCTGAAAACGGTTAGGAAACATGTTCGAATCGGGAAAACGTTTCGTGATTCTCGCGAATATTGGTACTGAATGGAGAAGGCATCGAGCGAAGTTTTTGCAGCTAAACGCATAGAGCACGGTAGAAGTGGAGATATCGCGCGTCGATACGAATCTAGCGAGCGCTGATCAACGAGGAACGTTCGAACGATGGTGGAAGAATATATAGTACTCGATCTCGCGAGTAGGGCAGTGAAATGATCGGAGAAGTGAGTTTTAAATACTgatgctttattttatataaagtattgtataaatgtataaacgCTATAAATATGTGGTATCTATctatggtggtggtggggtgCTAGTCGTGATCGCAAAGAAAGGGTATGACGAGGGCGGGCGGGGTCGGGGGCCGGCAGCGGCGCGCCATCTATTTACATTCATTCACTCACGGAAAGGGCTGACCTACCATAATCTaccggtctctctctttcactatCATATAAcacgattatataatatatgtgtaattgtgtgtatatatacgaGTACACATATAGTAAtagtgtgtgtgcgcgcgtgtggcAATGtgttcatatatatatatacgcgaaggaatagtagtaatagtatgtatacatgtatatatatataaagagaaaACATATATGCGCATGGAcgagtaatgtaataataatatgtatgcTTGAGTGCGGCAGTGAGTATAACAACTTGTGAGCCCGTGGGTCGCGACCGGTTAGGATCGTTGCCGCGGGTTCATcagaaaaaaggagaaagacaaaaagagagagtAGCAAATATGTGTGAAGAGCGGCGGCCTTACGGATGGTGGAAGAcgcaagagaaaaaaaaatagagagtgTACTGCCGGAGCAACGGTGGGTGTTCAGAAAACAGAACAAGGCCCAGTTGGTCCAACGACGAAGCACCAAAGCTTGCCCACGTGCCGGGTCCATGGCGAGAGCAGCCGGGTCCAACGTGCTCGCGTTGACTCGAGTTGGCGCGGCAAAGAATAGATCGTTCGGTTAATCGAAAGCTTCGATCGGTCGACAAAAGCGTTCACGAACGCCCCGTGCCGAGACCGGCCGTGGATCGCGAGACGCGGATGTTGGATCGCGGTGAAACTGTAATCGCGGCTGGCAATCGCGGCACCGATCGACCTCCTCCTGTCGCGTGCAGTTGATGAAACGAAATTGACTAAATGTTCGCCCGTTCCGTTCAGGGACGAGCCTGGGTTCCCGCGGACAACCGAGTGTGGTCGAGACGAGGCCGCGGATCACGAATGGCCGTACCACGGTGTTACACATTTCCAAGAGATCTAAACCCGAGATCGAAGGCAGGAGAGCCGACTCTGATCGGGCTTTCGGACTTCTCGCGCTTCACCGTGTCTCGATATATACCGACTGGACTGCGATTAATATTCCGACTATATACCGACTACACCACTAACGCCGGCGCTTTGACCATGTCCCCAGGTTGGACGAAGCTTTGGGGAAGAAGACGTTGAGCGCGTTTGAGGATCGTTTGAGACCGGTAAGTGACTGTGGTGGGAATGCCGCCGTCGCCGAGCCGAGATCGCTGGGGCCTTAGAACGTCTAGTACTTGCCGTATCCCCCGGAGATGATAGCTCCGTGGGAGCCGAGACCGGCATGGATAGCGCCAGACGGTCCGTTGATCACAGCAACACCACCGTCGTGTCCGCCGAGACCACCGTATCCGCCGAGTCCACCACCAATACCGGCACCACCACCCACAACAGCAATGGCACCTGTAACGAGGTAATCGAATCATTCGAGCAACTCCTTTTGCTATCGTTTCCGAGGAGATCGTTGCGAATACAGACCAGCACCAGCGAGACCGAGACCAGCAGCTCCAAGACCAGCGGGtgcagcagcggcagcggaGCCAGAGCTTCCGTCATCACCGTTGATGTTTCCACTGCCAGCCAGGAGAGCAACACCGCCGGTGGAGGGTCCTACCAGGTTAGCGCGTCCTTGGGATGGTCCAACAAGGGTGGAGGTTCCAGCAGAGGCACCCACACTGGTGAATGGTCCAGTGGCGGGTCCTACGAGTCCAGCGGGTCCGGTACGGGGTCCACCTACGTTCTTGGCACCTTCTTGGGGTCCAACGAGGTCAGAGGGTCCGGTCTGGGGTCCAACGTTAGCCTTGGGTCCTTCAGCGGGTCCAATGTCAGCCCTGCCTCCAATCACTCCTGTATAAGAGAAGAGACCGGTTCGGGTGAGCGAGCGCCCCATTCTTTTCAAAGTCttcgtctctcctctcttACGCACCACCAGAGATGATCTGTTGGACTCCAGCAGCTCCAGCCGCCGACGCAGCACCAGCGGCGTAGCTGGCACCAAGACCACCGGATCCCAAGGAGGACGCACCACCTTGGAGGGACGACGCGCTGCTCGCTCCCGCCGTCAGACCTCCGGTGAGACTAGCACCGCCGCCGTAGCCAATGCCGCTGATACCTCCAAGACCTCCATGACCTCCAAGAGCAATGCCAGGTCCATGTGCAATTCCAGCGCGGACTGTCGCTACGGCCAGACAGGCGAACACAACCTGCAAAAAAGAACAGGTTCACGATCCTGACGATCGTCGAGGGCCAACGGGGTCGTTCTCGCGTCGACTTCGCGTCTACTCCATCGAGGTATCCCGCAAACGATGACTCAACTCGAACAGTGAAAACCCGAGGTAGGCAATAGCCACCAGTGAACAAAGACGGACTTATCCGCGTCGGTTTACGGAAGCGACGCGCCGACTATCACCACAGATTCGATCTCCCATTGGCTTGGCACCGATTACCACGCGCTCGGTGGTAACACCAACCGCGCCTTTCACTTTCGATACCTGCTCGCCTGCCGTCCCGCGGATCGTCGTTTTACACGGCATCGGGAAACGATTCTCAACACCTGGGAAAACGATCCCGATACAGACCGATGTTTTC comes from Augochlora pura isolate Apur16 chromosome 1, APUR_v2.2.1, whole genome shotgun sequence and encodes:
- the Apd-3l gene encoding apidermin 3 like isoform X1 encodes the protein MKAFVVFACLAVATVRAGIAHGPGIALGGHGGLGGISGIGYGGGASLTGGLTAGASSASSLQGGASSLGSGGLGASYAAGAASAAGAAGVQQIISGGVIGGRADIGPAEGPKANVGPQTGPSDLVGPQEGAKNVGGPRTGPAGLVGPATGPFTSVGASAGTSTLVGPSQGRANLVGPSTGGVALLAGSGNINGDDGSSGSAAAAAPAGLGAAGLGLAGAGAIAVVGGGAGIGGGLGGYGGLGGHDGGVAVINGPSGAIHAGLGSHGAIISGGYGKY
- the Apd-3l gene encoding apidermin 3 like isoform X2, which codes for MKAFVVFACLAVATVRAGIAHGPGIALGGHGGLGGISGIGYGGGASLTGGLTAGASSASSLQGGASSLGSGGLGASYAAGAASAAGAAGVQQIISGGVIGGRADIGPAEGPKANVGPQTGPSDLVGPQEGAKNVGGPRTGPAGLVGPATGPFTSVGASAGTSTLVGPSQGRANLVGPSTGGVALLAGSGNINGDDGSSGSAAAAAPAGLGAAGLGLAGAGAIAVVGGGAGIGGGLGGYGGLGGHDGGVAVINGPSGAIHAGLGSHGAIISGGYEKCCGYH